The following proteins come from a genomic window of Bacteroidia bacterium:
- a CDS encoding SDR family oxidoreductase, giving the protein MNLDLTNKNALVCGSTQGIGKAAAIQLAKLGANVTLVARNETTLKSVLAELDTSANQKHQFLCIDFTNPNDLKDKIAAFAAKNIVHILVNNTAGPAGGAAINAKLEEFIQAFSNHLICNQLLVQAVAEGMKKVNYGRIINIISTSVKQPIKGLGVSNTIRGAVANWSKTLSVELAPFGITVNNVLPGATKTIRLTSILENKSKKTGESIEKVEAEMLAEIPAGRFAEAAEIANAVAFLASPAAAYINGINLPVDGGRTSCL; this is encoded by the coding sequence ATGAATTTAGATTTAACAAATAAAAATGCGCTTGTTTGCGGCAGTACGCAAGGAATCGGGAAAGCTGCTGCTATTCAATTAGCGAAATTAGGAGCTAACGTTACGCTTGTTGCGCGGAACGAAACGACATTGAAATCTGTTTTGGCAGAACTCGATACAAGCGCTAATCAGAAACACCAATTTTTGTGTATTGACTTTACAAATCCGAATGATTTGAAAGATAAAATTGCAGCTTTTGCAGCTAAAAATATTGTACATATTTTAGTAAATAATACTGCCGGACCTGCTGGGGGAGCTGCTATAAATGCGAAACTAGAAGAATTTATTCAGGCATTTTCCAACCATTTAATTTGCAATCAATTGTTGGTGCAAGCAGTTGCGGAAGGAATGAAAAAAGTGAATTACGGTAGAATCATCAATATTATTTCTACTTCGGTAAAGCAACCTATTAAAGGTTTGGGTGTTTCCAATACTATTCGCGGAGCTGTCGCCAATTGGTCGAAAACACTTTCGGTGGAATTGGCTCCTTTCGGAATTACAGTAAACAATGTGCTTCCAGGCGCTACCAAAACAATTCGCCTGACTTCTATTTTGGAAAATAAATCGAAAAAAACAGGTGAATCCATCGAAAAAGTAGAAGCAGAAATGTTGGCTGAAATTCCTGCTGGACGTTTTGCTGAAGCTGCCGAAATTGCCAATGCTGTTGCCTTTTTGGCTTCTCCGGCGGCTGCATATATCAACGGAATTAATCTTCCAGTTGATGGTGGAAGAACGAGTTGTTTGTAA